One segment of Streptomyces bathyalis DNA contains the following:
- a CDS encoding FtsK/SpoIIIE domain-containing protein, protein MVRWPFPRQPAGTGAAVRPALRVLRAGAAGALDVLHPLIVVVRGLARLTMLVLRWWARAPKDRRGPVFFLAAVAVMVVALMPWGPAFAVAVVVGAAAWQGRDGARTVAGAAREDAENTRLQAVYDALVPFFALQNDPDPDPLYAHDGAWERAFEEAEFTDEGRIERLLVRYPAHFPDGDPAHRLAVEQRLGAKSGRDREYRFVWDEERNELEMTVPGPLPQGIRAQRFVTGPGEIVLGFTDADAVHRRIPVNDGERALDVPPVLWRTGARSAESHLLVVGAPGAGSSTLLRSVVLQALQHGDVLVVDGSGSGEFACLAGRDGVLAVETSATGAVASLEWVVHETERRLTAASRARQAGHPVPEDARRPLWVVVDRPAAVSHLARTEGRRDPRELLQVPLRHGRAAQVTVAVAEHFECADELGRAVRSQTRARVLLGDASPEEMWAVLGEATVPPPGTHAAPGRGFARLGAGPVLRLQVPAAPDPLDDAAGEAERQAVLGLLPPLTASQARALGAQAGQPSDASRAKPEARAQAT, encoded by the coding sequence GTGGTGCGTTGGCCGTTCCCCCGGCAGCCGGCGGGTACGGGTGCTGCCGTGCGTCCGGCCCTGCGCGTCCTGCGGGCCGGCGCCGCCGGAGCGCTCGACGTGCTGCACCCGCTCATCGTGGTCGTACGCGGCCTGGCCCGGCTGACGATGCTGGTGCTGCGCTGGTGGGCCAGGGCCCCCAAGGACCGGCGCGGCCCGGTGTTCTTCCTGGCCGCGGTGGCCGTGATGGTGGTGGCGCTGATGCCGTGGGGTCCGGCCTTCGCCGTGGCGGTCGTCGTCGGTGCGGCCGCCTGGCAGGGACGCGACGGTGCACGGACGGTCGCCGGAGCCGCCCGTGAGGACGCGGAGAACACGCGCCTCCAGGCCGTCTACGACGCGCTGGTGCCGTTCTTCGCCCTGCAGAACGACCCCGACCCGGATCCGCTCTACGCACACGACGGTGCCTGGGAACGGGCCTTCGAGGAGGCCGAGTTCACCGATGAGGGCCGCATCGAACGCCTTCTGGTGCGGTACCCGGCTCACTTCCCCGACGGCGACCCCGCGCACCGGCTGGCCGTGGAGCAGCGGCTGGGCGCCAAGTCCGGACGGGACCGCGAGTACCGCTTCGTTTGGGACGAGGAGCGCAACGAGCTGGAGATGACCGTCCCCGGTCCCCTGCCGCAGGGCATCAGGGCCCAGCGGTTCGTGACGGGCCCCGGCGAGATCGTGCTCGGGTTCACGGACGCCGACGCGGTGCACCGCCGTATCCCGGTGAACGACGGTGAGCGGGCACTCGACGTCCCTCCGGTGCTGTGGCGTACGGGTGCCCGCTCGGCCGAGTCCCATCTGCTGGTCGTGGGTGCGCCGGGCGCGGGTTCGAGCACGCTGCTGCGTTCGGTGGTGCTCCAGGCGCTCCAGCACGGCGATGTTCTCGTGGTGGACGGCAGCGGCTCCGGCGAGTTCGCATGTCTGGCGGGGCGCGACGGAGTGCTGGCCGTGGAGACCTCGGCGACCGGGGCCGTGGCGTCGCTGGAGTGGGTGGTGCACGAGACGGAACGGCGGCTGACGGCGGCGAGCCGCGCACGGCAGGCCGGCCACCCCGTTCCGGAGGACGCGCGGCGGCCGCTGTGGGTGGTCGTCGACCGGCCCGCGGCAGTCAGCCATCTCGCGCGCACGGAGGGGCGGCGCGACCCTCGGGAGCTGCTTCAGGTGCCGCTGCGTCACGGACGCGCGGCGCAGGTGACGGTGGCGGTGGCGGAGCACTTCGAGTGCGCGGACGAGCTGGGCCGCGCGGTGCGCTCGCAGACCAGGGCGCGGGTGCTGCTCGGCGACGCCTCGCCGGAGGAGATGTGGGCCGTGCTCGGCGAGGCCACGGTCCCGCCGCCCGGCACCCACGCCGCGCCGGGGCGTGGCTTCGCGCGGCTCGGCGCGGGGCCGGTGCTCCGGCTTCAGGTGCCTGCGGCGCCCGATCCCCTGGACGACGCGGCGGGTGAGGCCGAACGGCAGGCCGTGCTGGGGCTGTTGCCGCCGCTGACCGCGTCGCAGGCCAGGGCGCTGGGGGCGCAGGCCGGGCAGCCGTCCGACGCGTCGCGTGCGAAGCCGGAGGCGAGGGCTCAGGCCACGTAG
- a CDS encoding PLP-dependent aminotransferase family protein produces MVQWTSAVGAPQLSRLLASQRAATAADAGHRVPAYRSLADGVRLLVLEGRIPVAARLPAERELAAALRVSRTTVAAAFEALRSEGFLASRRGSGSWTAVPAGKPLPTRGLEPLPPESAGSVIDLACATFLAPEPHLTDAFQGAVSDLAPYTDTHGNYPGGLPALREALAARYTARGVPTMPEQIMVTTGAMGAVAALARLLVPRSERVAVEHPSYANVLHLLRDAGARLVPVPMADGLAGWDLPAWRQAFRESAPRMAYVIADYHNPTGALAPDDQRREMVAAARAAGTVLVADESMTDLTLDEDVELPRPMAAFDPGGSAVITVGSVSKAVWAGLRIGWVRAAPEVIRSLVAARVYADLGSPVLEQLAVARLMTGDGWEAAVAARRAGARENRDALVAALHDRLPDWEFTVPRGGLTLWTRTGGLSGSRIADAGERIGVRVPAGTRFGVDGAFEGYVRLLFTVAGPVVDEAVARLAKAADLVRTGAVADGDVPRTYVA; encoded by the coding sequence ATGGTGCAGTGGACCTCAGCCGTGGGTGCTCCGCAGCTGTCCAGACTCCTGGCGTCGCAGCGCGCGGCCACCGCGGCCGACGCGGGTCACCGTGTACCGGCCTACCGTTCGCTCGCCGACGGTGTACGACTCCTCGTGCTCGAGGGCCGCATCCCCGTGGCCGCCCGTCTGCCCGCCGAGCGAGAGCTCGCCGCGGCGCTGCGCGTCAGCCGTACGACCGTGGCCGCCGCGTTCGAGGCGCTGCGCAGCGAGGGATTTCTCGCCTCGCGGCGCGGCTCGGGCAGCTGGACCGCCGTGCCGGCCGGAAAGCCGCTGCCCACCCGCGGACTGGAGCCGCTGCCGCCCGAGTCCGCGGGATCCGTGATCGATCTGGCCTGTGCGACCTTCCTGGCCCCCGAGCCGCACCTCACCGACGCCTTCCAGGGCGCCGTCTCGGACCTCGCGCCCTACACGGACACCCACGGGAACTACCCCGGAGGGCTGCCCGCCCTGCGCGAGGCCCTGGCGGCGCGCTACACCGCCCGCGGCGTCCCGACGATGCCCGAACAGATCATGGTCACCACCGGTGCGATGGGCGCCGTGGCAGCGCTCGCACGGCTGCTGGTCCCGCGTAGCGAACGCGTCGCCGTCGAGCACCCCTCGTACGCCAACGTCCTGCACCTGCTGCGCGACGCCGGCGCCCGTCTCGTGCCCGTACCGATGGCCGACGGCCTGGCCGGCTGGGATCTGCCCGCCTGGCGGCAGGCGTTCCGGGAGAGCGCCCCGCGCATGGCCTACGTCATCGCCGACTATCACAACCCCACGGGCGCACTCGCCCCGGACGACCAGCGGCGGGAGATGGTGGCGGCGGCACGCGCGGCCGGTACGGTCCTCGTCGCCGACGAGTCCATGACCGACCTGACGCTGGACGAGGACGTCGAACTGCCGCGCCCCATGGCCGCGTTCGACCCCGGCGGCTCCGCCGTGATCACCGTCGGCTCCGTCAGCAAGGCCGTCTGGGCAGGGCTGCGCATCGGCTGGGTCAGGGCGGCACCCGAAGTGATCCGCAGCCTCGTCGCGGCCCGCGTCTACGCCGACTTGGGCAGTCCGGTGCTGGAACAGCTCGCCGTGGCACGGCTGATGACGGGCGACGGCTGGGAAGCGGCGGTCGCGGCACGCCGGGCGGGAGCCCGCGAGAATCGCGACGCGCTCGTGGCCGCGCTCCATGACAGGCTGCCCGACTGGGAGTTCACCGTTCCCCGCGGCGGATTGACCCTGTGGACACGGACCGGCGGCCTGTCCGGCTCGCGCATCGCCGACGCGGGGGAGCGGATCGGGGTTCGCGTCCCGGCCGGAACCCGCTTCGGCGTCGACGGGGCCTTCGAGGGCTATGTGCGGCTGCTGTTCACCGTCGCCGGACCGGTCGTCGACGAGGCCGTTGCCCGGCTGGCCAAGGCGGCGGACCTCGTCCGTACGGGCGCGGTGGCCGACGGCGACGTACCCCGCACCTACGTGGCCTGA
- a CDS encoding YczE/YyaS/YitT family protein: protein MSRPSRPSGTGGHIGRRLVQLYAGLLLYGGSIGLMVESGLGLPPWDVLHQGLARHTGLSIGTASVVAGAVVLLLWVPIRQRPGLGTVSNVVLVGMAMDGTIWLTPTPDALALRIPGLALAVVLNGVATGLYISARFGPGPRDGLMTGLHRVTGRSVRLVRTGIEATVLVSGLLLGGTAGVGTVVYALGIGPLSQLFLRVFAVPAAQPESADGSPSTGTGASHVVARGTVGRDEDAAGGRRRAWWRGGAILRR, encoded by the coding sequence TTGTCTCGTCCGTCACGCCCGTCGGGTACGGGAGGGCACATCGGCCGGCGCCTGGTCCAGCTCTACGCGGGCCTGCTCCTGTACGGGGGAAGCATCGGGCTGATGGTGGAGTCCGGTCTCGGCCTCCCACCGTGGGACGTGCTGCACCAGGGACTCGCCCGGCACACCGGACTCTCGATCGGCACCGCCTCGGTCGTCGCGGGTGCCGTGGTGCTGCTGCTCTGGGTGCCGATCCGGCAGCGGCCCGGCCTCGGCACCGTCTCCAACGTCGTCCTGGTCGGCATGGCGATGGACGGCACGATCTGGCTCACGCCCACACCTGACGCACTCGCGCTGCGGATTCCGGGGCTGGCCCTCGCTGTGGTGCTCAACGGGGTCGCCACGGGCCTGTACATCTCCGCCCGCTTCGGCCCCGGCCCGCGGGACGGGCTGATGACCGGCCTGCACCGCGTCACGGGCCGCTCGGTCCGCCTCGTACGTACGGGGATCGAGGCGACCGTTCTGGTGTCCGGTCTGCTGCTCGGCGGCACGGCCGGCGTCGGAACCGTCGTGTACGCGCTCGGGATCGGCCCGCTCTCGCAGCTCTTCCTGCGGGTCTTCGCCGTGCCGGCAGCACAGCCGGAATCCGCGGACGGATCGCCAAGCACCGGCACGGGCGCCTCGCACGTGGTGGCGCGCGGCACCGTCGGACGCGACGAGGACGCAGCCGGGGGGCGGCGGCGCGCGTGGTGGCGCGGGGGCGCGATACTGCGGCGGTGA
- a CDS encoding glycerophosphodiester phosphodiesterase produces the protein MSTDPSHLPAFPAHPAALRRKPRHPFLDHPGPLALAHRGGAADGLENTHSAFARAVELGYRYLETDVHATADGRLVAFHDETLDRMTDASGPISELPWSQVSRARVGGSEPLPLMRELLRAFPEARWNIDVKAESALLPLLDLLSEQDAWARVCVGSFEEDRVARAQAMAGPRLATSLGTRGVVRLRLRSYGLVPARAVRKSAVCVQVPEHRSGIRVVDAAFVRAAHARWMQVHVWTVNERNRMRELLDLGVDGIVTDHIETLRDVLTERGAWKPGPGPR, from the coding sequence ATGTCCACCGACCCGAGCCACCTCCCCGCATTCCCCGCCCATCCGGCAGCACTGCGCCGCAAGCCGCGCCATCCCTTCCTCGACCACCCCGGCCCGCTGGCCCTCGCCCACCGCGGCGGCGCGGCGGACGGGCTGGAGAACACGCACAGCGCCTTCGCCCGCGCCGTCGAGTTGGGCTACCGCTACCTCGAGACGGACGTGCACGCCACGGCCGACGGCCGTCTCGTCGCCTTCCACGACGAGACGCTGGACCGGATGACGGACGCGAGCGGCCCGATCAGTGAACTGCCCTGGTCCCAGGTGAGCCGTGCCCGGGTCGGCGGCAGTGAACCGCTGCCGCTGATGCGGGAGTTGCTGCGTGCCTTCCCCGAGGCGCGGTGGAACATCGACGTCAAAGCCGAGTCGGCCCTCCTGCCGCTGCTGGACCTGCTGTCCGAGCAGGACGCCTGGGCTCGTGTGTGCGTCGGCTCCTTCGAGGAGGACCGGGTGGCGCGGGCGCAGGCCATGGCCGGACCGCGGCTGGCCACGTCACTCGGAACGCGCGGCGTGGTGCGGCTGCGGCTGCGTTCTTACGGGCTGGTGCCCGCCCGGGCGGTCCGCAAGAGCGCCGTGTGCGTCCAGGTTCCCGAACACCGGTCAGGGATCCGGGTAGTGGACGCTGCGTTCGTACGGGCCGCACACGCACGCTGGATGCAGGTGCACGTATGGACCGTCAACGAAAGAAACCGGATGCGGGAGTTGCTCGACCTGGGAGTTGACGGCATTGTGACCGATCACATCGAGACACTGCGCGACGTCCTCACCGAGCGGGGTGCGTGGAAGCCGGGACCTGGCCCCCGGTAG
- a CDS encoding MFS transporter has translation MAVTAVVTGAGDGTAERRREQRGWYFYDWANSVFSTSVLTVFLGPYLTEVAKAAADADGYVHPLGLPVRAGSYFAYTVSLSVLLSVLVMPLAGAVADRTGRKKPILGLFAYLGAGATAAMFFLEGDRYVLGGVLLVVANVSFATSAVIYNAFLPQIAKPEERDRVSSRGWAFGYAAGSVMLVGTLALFLQHEALGVSEGSAVRICLASAGMWWAIFTVVPLLRLRERPGAVAGSRVSLLSGWRQLAHTFRELRHYRLTMAFLLAYLVYNDGVQTVITQASVFGSEELGVDQTTLIVAVLLVQVLAVAGALLMGRLAVRYGAKRTVLGSLVAWTVIVGAGYFLPAGAPVFFFALASGIGLVMGGSQALSRSLYSQLVPAGKEAEFFSLYEVSDRGTSWLGPLVFGLAYQLTESYRAAIISLVVFFVLGFVLLLRVPVGRAAVAAGNPLPDRI, from the coding sequence ATGGCTGTGACTGCTGTCGTGACCGGTGCCGGGGACGGCACGGCCGAACGCCGCCGTGAACAGCGTGGCTGGTACTTCTACGACTGGGCGAACTCGGTCTTCTCCACCAGCGTCCTGACCGTCTTCCTCGGCCCGTATCTGACGGAGGTCGCCAAGGCGGCCGCGGATGCCGACGGTTACGTGCATCCGCTGGGCCTCCCGGTGCGCGCGGGCTCCTACTTCGCCTACACCGTCTCGCTGTCGGTCCTGCTGTCGGTGCTGGTGATGCCGCTGGCGGGTGCGGTCGCCGACCGCACGGGCCGTAAGAAGCCCATCCTGGGGCTCTTCGCGTATCTGGGCGCGGGCGCGACGGCCGCGATGTTCTTCCTCGAGGGCGACCGCTATGTCCTGGGAGGCGTGCTGCTGGTGGTGGCGAACGTGTCGTTCGCCACCTCGGCCGTCATCTACAACGCCTTCCTCCCACAGATCGCCAAGCCGGAGGAGCGGGACAGGGTCTCCTCCCGCGGCTGGGCCTTCGGCTACGCGGCCGGCTCGGTGATGCTGGTGGGAACCCTGGCGCTCTTCCTCCAGCACGAGGCGCTCGGTGTCTCCGAGGGGTCCGCCGTGCGGATCTGTCTGGCCTCCGCCGGTATGTGGTGGGCGATATTCACGGTGGTGCCGCTGCTGCGGCTGCGGGAGCGGCCGGGTGCGGTGGCGGGCTCGCGCGTCTCGCTGCTCAGCGGCTGGCGGCAGCTCGCCCACACCTTCCGCGAACTGCGGCACTACCGGCTGACGATGGCCTTCCTGCTGGCGTACCTCGTCTACAACGACGGGGTGCAGACCGTCATCACCCAGGCGTCGGTCTTCGGCTCGGAGGAGCTGGGCGTGGATCAGACGACGCTCATCGTCGCGGTCCTGCTCGTGCAGGTGCTCGCGGTGGCGGGGGCGCTGCTGATGGGCAGGCTGGCGGTCCGCTACGGGGCGAAGCGCACGGTTCTCGGCTCGCTCGTGGCGTGGACGGTGATCGTCGGTGCGGGATACTTCCTGCCTGCCGGGGCGCCGGTCTTCTTCTTCGCCCTGGCGTCGGGCATCGGCCTGGTCATGGGCGGGAGCCAGGCCCTCTCCCGGTCGCTGTACTCGCAGCTGGTGCCCGCGGGCAAGGAGGCGGAATTCTTCTCTCTGTACGAAGTCAGCGATCGCGGAACCAGCTGGCTCGGACCGCTCGTCTTCGGGCTCGCCTACCAACTGACGGAGAGCTATCGTGCGGCGATCATCTCGCTGGTGGTCTTCTTCGTCCTCGGTTTCGTTCTGCTGCTGCGGGTACCGGTGGGACGGGCGGCGGTGGCCGCGGGCAACCCCCTACCCGACCGGATTTAG
- a CDS encoding RNA polymerase-binding protein RbpA: MSERALRGTRLVVTSYETDRGIDLAPRQAVEYACESGHRFEMPFSVEAEIPPEWECKVCGAQALLVDGEGPEEKKGKPARTHWDMLMERRTREELEEVLAERLAVLRSGTMNLAVHPRDGNNKRKSA, translated from the coding sequence ATGAGTGAGCGAGCTCTTCGCGGCACGCGACTCGTGGTGACCAGCTACGAGACCGACCGCGGTATCGACCTGGCACCGCGCCAGGCCGTGGAGTACGCATGTGAGAGCGGGCATCGATTCGAGATGCCGTTCTCTGTGGAGGCCGAGATCCCGCCGGAGTGGGAGTGCAAGGTGTGCGGCGCACAGGCACTCCTGGTGGATGGCGAGGGCCCGGAAGAGAAGAAGGGCAAGCCCGCGCGTACGCACTGGGACATGCTCATGGAGCGACGCACCCGCGAGGAGCTGGAGGAGGTCCTCGCGGAGCGGCTGGCCGTTCTCAGGTCCGGCACGATGAACCTCGCGGTGCACCCGCGCGACGGCAACAACAAGCGCAAGTCCGCGTAA
- the fxsA gene encoding FxsA family membrane protein → MTSRAPYPFEPPDDEQGAGRSTSGRQGRGGPRPSRVRRFLPLAVAAWAILEIWLLIMIGEAAGGLAVLGLLVAGFLLGVFVIKRAGRRAWRRLAETVQQAQQAAQTGQAPPESPESSRGGNALTMLGGLLIMVPGVVSDVAGLLCIFPPTAGLMRRTTQRYLERRSGFAPGTIGDAYQQARRAEEQMRMHKPDGKVVEGEVIRDDEPPSR, encoded by the coding sequence ATGACGAGTCGCGCACCGTACCCCTTCGAGCCGCCTGACGACGAGCAGGGCGCAGGCCGTTCCACGAGCGGGCGGCAGGGCCGGGGCGGCCCTCGCCCCTCACGCGTCCGCAGGTTTCTGCCGCTGGCGGTGGCGGCGTGGGCGATCCTGGAGATCTGGCTGCTGATCATGATCGGTGAGGCCGCGGGCGGCCTTGCCGTCCTGGGCCTGCTGGTCGCCGGATTCCTGCTCGGCGTCTTCGTCATCAAGCGCGCCGGACGCCGCGCCTGGCGTCGGCTCGCGGAGACCGTCCAGCAGGCTCAGCAGGCCGCTCAGACGGGGCAGGCCCCGCCGGAGAGCCCGGAGAGTTCACGCGGTGGCAACGCGCTGACGATGCTCGGCGGACTGCTCATCATGGTGCCGGGTGTCGTCTCGGACGTGGCAGGGCTGCTGTGCATCTTCCCGCCCACGGCCGGCCTGATGAGGCGCACCACGCAGAGGTATCTGGAGCGGCGTTCCGGGTTCGCGCCCGGCACCATCGGCGACGCCTACCAGCAGGCCCGCAGGGCGGAGGAGCAGATGCGCATGCACAAGCCCGACGGCAAGGTCGTGGAGGGCGAGGTCATCCGAGACGATGAGCCGCCCTCCCGCTGA
- a CDS encoding polyprenol monophosphomannose synthase — translation MTDGGQARQYGPLGTVLVIIPTYNEAGNIESVTARVREAVPDAHILVADDNSPDGTGKIADDLAAHDEQIHVLHRPGKQGLGAAYLAGFRWGIDHGYGVLVEMDADGSHQPEELPRLLTALKGADLVLGSRWVPGGRVVNWPRSRRLISRGGSVYSRVMLGLPLRDITGGFRAFRSETLKGLGMDEVASQGYCFQVDLANRAVSAGYHVVEVPITFIERVRGNSKMSRDIMVEALWRVTAWGVEGRVKRVLDRRHT, via the coding sequence GTGACGGACGGCGGACAGGCGCGGCAGTACGGCCCGCTGGGCACGGTTCTGGTGATCATCCCGACCTACAACGAGGCCGGCAACATCGAATCCGTCACCGCACGCGTACGTGAGGCCGTGCCCGACGCGCACATCCTGGTCGCCGACGACAACAGCCCGGACGGCACCGGCAAGATCGCGGACGATCTCGCCGCGCACGACGAACAGATCCACGTCCTGCACCGCCCCGGCAAGCAGGGCCTGGGCGCCGCCTACCTCGCGGGTTTCCGCTGGGGCATCGACCACGGCTACGGCGTGCTGGTGGAGATGGACGCCGACGGCTCACACCAACCGGAAGAACTGCCCCGCCTGCTGACGGCCCTCAAGGGTGCCGACCTGGTGCTCGGTTCGCGATGGGTGCCGGGCGGACGGGTCGTCAACTGGCCGCGCTCGCGCCGCCTCATCTCCCGGGGCGGCAGCGTCTACTCGCGTGTGATGCTCGGACTGCCGCTGCGCGACATCACCGGCGGCTTCCGCGCCTTCCGCAGCGAGACCCTCAAGGGACTGGGCATGGACGAGGTGGCCTCACAGGGCTACTGCTTCCAGGTCGATCTCGCGAACCGGGCGGTGAGCGCCGGATATCACGTGGTCGAGGTGCCGATCACCTTCATCGAGCGGGTGCGGGGCAATTCGAAGATGAGCCGCGACATCATGGTCGAGGCCCTGTGGCGGGTGACCGCATGGGGTGTCGAGGGCCGCGTGAAGCGGGTGCTCGACCGCAGGCACACTTGA
- the lnt gene encoding apolipoprotein N-acyltransferase, with the protein MPSGSDTTAESAAGGQSADRANDAEESPRPQDAQGGEAAAGTERDSVATQPPPPTAETAADGEGPAAAARGGGRLRRFRALVRREALRTVAAAVSGLALALAFPPYDLWPLSLLTVAALSLLTRGRTLRQGAWTGFAFGWPFFVLLLQWLHVIGWDAVLGLAFIESMFVAALGAALAATSRLPLWPLWGACLWVAEEWTRDRAPFGGFPWGRLAFANTGSPYTPLAALGGAPLVTFAAALTGTALAAAALALWHLRAMRAAGQEQLEERGRQEAGSAPAPARTAVRRPLTPLLSSLALAAAVTAAGYAVPVPTAADDTADIAVVQGNVEQPGMNFLGRPMKILNNHVDATLDLARKIKAGKAERPDLVIWPENSSDLDPYRWPEARERIDQAAKAVGVPILVGALVDHPGTQGYVENQGIVWDPKKGPGASYTKQHPVPFGEYVPFRDELSKVITRLQQIPRDFWPGDHTGVLQTGPARLGDVICFEVAYDEIPRATVNDGARALVVQTNNATYGRTGQPEQQLVMSKLRAVEHGRAVVTAATSGISSVVGPDGTIKQRTQEFERDVLSATLPLRDDITIADRVGAAPEWVIAMVGVLACAAAWFTGRRGRTDHRRAQRAGQVQQTDAQRKQEGQQR; encoded by the coding sequence TTGCCATCGGGTTCCGACACCACCGCCGAATCCGCCGCCGGCGGTCAGTCCGCCGACCGGGCGAACGATGCGGAGGAGTCGCCGCGCCCACAGGACGCGCAGGGCGGCGAGGCAGCCGCAGGCACAGAGCGGGACTCCGTAGCGACGCAGCCACCGCCCCCCACCGCGGAGACGGCGGCCGACGGCGAGGGCCCGGCAGCGGCAGCGCGCGGCGGCGGCAGGCTGCGACGGTTCCGTGCCCTCGTCAGGCGCGAGGCTCTCCGCACGGTGGCGGCGGCCGTCTCCGGTCTCGCTCTCGCTCTGGCCTTCCCGCCCTACGACCTGTGGCCGCTGTCGCTGCTGACGGTCGCCGCACTCAGCCTGCTCACCCGCGGCCGCACCCTCCGCCAGGGCGCCTGGACGGGGTTTGCCTTTGGGTGGCCGTTCTTCGTCCTGCTGCTCCAGTGGCTCCACGTGATCGGATGGGACGCGGTCCTCGGGCTCGCCTTCATCGAGTCGATGTTCGTCGCCGCGCTCGGTGCCGCACTCGCCGCCACCTCCCGCCTGCCGCTGTGGCCGCTGTGGGGTGCGTGCCTGTGGGTCGCCGAGGAGTGGACCCGCGACCGTGCCCCCTTCGGCGGCTTCCCCTGGGGACGGCTCGCCTTCGCCAACACCGGTTCGCCCTACACACCGCTCGCCGCGCTCGGCGGCGCGCCGCTGGTCACCTTCGCCGCTGCACTTACGGGTACGGCGCTCGCCGCCGCGGCCCTCGCGCTCTGGCACCTCCGCGCCATGAGGGCCGCGGGCCAGGAGCAGCTGGAGGAGCGCGGGAGGCAGGAGGCCGGGAGTGCTCCCGCCCCGGCGCGCACCGCCGTCCGCCGGCCCCTGACGCCGCTGCTCTCCTCCCTGGCCCTGGCGGCGGCCGTCACCGCCGCCGGCTACGCCGTGCCCGTCCCCACCGCCGCGGACGACACGGCAGACATCGCCGTCGTGCAGGGCAATGTGGAGCAGCCCGGAATGAACTTCCTCGGCCGCCCCATGAAGATCCTCAACAACCACGTCGACGCCACCCTCGACCTCGCACGAAAGATCAAGGCGGGCAAGGCCGAGCGGCCCGACCTGGTCATCTGGCCGGAGAATTCCTCCGACCTCGACCCGTACCGCTGGCCCGAGGCACGCGAGCGCATCGACCAGGCGGCCAAGGCAGTAGGCGTCCCCATCCTGGTGGGGGCTCTCGTCGATCATCCCGGCACCCAGGGGTACGTCGAGAACCAGGGCATCGTGTGGGACCCGAAGAAGGGGCCGGGAGCCTCGTACACCAAGCAGCACCCCGTGCCCTTCGGCGAGTACGTGCCCTTCCGCGACGAACTCAGCAAGGTCATCACGCGCCTCCAGCAGATCCCCCGCGACTTCTGGCCCGGCGACCACACCGGCGTCCTGCAGACGGGTCCCGCGCGGCTCGGCGACGTGATCTGCTTCGAGGTCGCCTACGACGAGATCCCCCGCGCGACCGTCAACGACGGAGCCCGTGCCCTCGTCGTCCAGACGAACAACGCCACGTACGGCAGGACGGGTCAGCCCGAGCAGCAGCTGGTGATGTCCAAGCTGCGGGCGGTCGAGCACGGCCGGGCGGTCGTCACGGCGGCCACCAGCGGCATCAGTTCCGTCGTCGGTCCCGACGGCACGATCAAGCAGCGCACACAGGAATTCGAGCGCGACGTGCTCAGCGCCACGCTTCCCCTTCGTGACGACATCACGATCGCCGACCGCGTCGGCGCCGCCCCGGAGTGGGTGATCGCTATGGTGGGCGTTCTCGCCTGCGCCGCGGCCTGGTTCACAGGCCGGCGCGGCCGGACCGACCACCGGCGGGCGCAGCGGGCGGGGCAGGTGCAGCAGACCGATGCACAGCGGAAGCAAGAGGGGCAGCAGCGGTGA